A region from the Spirochaeta thermophila DSM 6192 genome encodes:
- a CDS encoding carbohydrate ABC transporter permease, translating into MRRTGTVSRLLARRNRMGYLYILPWVIGFLFLQVFPIAYSFYISLTKWDLLGTPSFVGWENFRELLEDEVFFLALRNNLIFMIFGVGGGLLLSLFMAALISEPELPGRRFFRVLFFLPSLVMPVALGLMMAPIFGTENYGLINLVLKKLGLGQVEWLGDPGLAIWSVVIVNFWTVGASMIIFLAGITNLPRSYYEAAAIDGAGWWTRLFRITVPLLSPVLLFQLISGLIYGLRIFDLPAALANIGGSRSVMMGKDNSLAFLVFYLYTKAFRYWEMGSAAAIGWVVFLVGFALTVVIIRYMRGSSEEGGV; encoded by the coding sequence ATGAGACGTACAGGTACGGTATCCAGGCTCCTGGCGAGGCGGAACAGGATGGGGTACCTCTACATCCTCCCCTGGGTGATAGGCTTCCTCTTCCTCCAGGTATTCCCCATTGCCTACTCTTTCTACATAAGCCTCACGAAGTGGGACCTGCTGGGTACCCCCAGTTTCGTGGGCTGGGAGAACTTCAGAGAGCTTCTCGAGGACGAGGTCTTCTTCCTGGCCCTCAGGAACAACCTCATCTTTATGATATTCGGCGTAGGCGGGGGACTCCTCCTCTCCCTGTTCATGGCGGCCCTCATAAGCGAACCGGAACTCCCCGGGCGGCGCTTTTTCCGGGTCCTCTTCTTCCTTCCCTCCCTGGTGATGCCGGTGGCCCTCGGGCTCATGATGGCACCCATCTTCGGCACCGAGAACTACGGGCTCATCAATCTCGTGCTCAAGAAGCTGGGGCTCGGTCAGGTCGAGTGGCTGGGGGATCCCGGACTCGCCATCTGGAGCGTGGTCATCGTGAACTTCTGGACCGTGGGGGCGAGCATGATCATCTTCCTCGCGGGGATCACCAACCTCCCCCGATCCTACTACGAGGCGGCGGCCATAGACGGGGCCGGATGGTGGACGCGGCTCTTCAGGATCACGGTGCCCCTCCTCTCTCCGGTGCTCCTCTTCCAGCTCATAAGCGGGCTCATCTACGGCCTGAGGATCTTCGACCTCCCCGCCGCGCTCGCCAACATAGGCGGCTCCCGGTCGGTGATGATGGGGAAGGACAACTCTCTCGCCTTCCTCGTCTTCTACCTCTACACCAAGGCCTTCCGGTACTGGGAGATGGGGTCGGCCGCGGCCATAGGATGGGTGGTCTTCCTGGTGGGTTTCGCCCTCACCGTGGTGATCATCAGGTACATGAGAGGCTCGAGTGAGGAAGGAGGTGTGTGA
- a CDS encoding carbohydrate ABC transporter permease, protein MRVSSYGFLRNERILVRWGGFLFLAILAVLVLIPFAWLFASSLKDMGQYFSTDFRTIWFPSPLHWENYVKAFTYVPLLRYIFNSFWLGAVQTVLQVTSSAFVAYGFARFEFKLRGPLFIVLLSTMLLPTEVTMIPLFIFYRAIGWTNSYNPLIVPHLFGGAWSIFLIRQLMVGIPREMDEAAFIDGAGTFRIWRSIMLPQVKPALFVAGLYCFLWSWKDFLGPLIYLNKKELYTLPLGIMFFESPTEVQYTVQLAAVVIALIPTLLIFGVGQRYFERGINIGELK, encoded by the coding sequence ATGCGGGTTTCCTCGTATGGGTTCCTGCGGAACGAGCGCATCCTCGTCAGGTGGGGAGGGTTCCTCTTCCTGGCCATCCTCGCCGTGCTCGTCCTCATCCCGTTTGCGTGGCTCTTCGCCTCGTCCCTCAAGGACATGGGACAGTACTTCTCCACGGACTTCAGGACCATCTGGTTCCCCTCGCCCCTCCACTGGGAGAACTACGTGAAGGCGTTCACCTATGTCCCCCTCCTCAGGTACATCTTCAACAGCTTCTGGCTCGGGGCGGTCCAGACCGTGCTCCAGGTGACCTCCTCGGCGTTCGTGGCCTATGGGTTCGCCCGGTTCGAGTTCAAGTTGCGCGGGCCGCTGTTCATCGTGCTCCTGAGCACCATGCTCCTCCCCACCGAGGTCACCATGATCCCGCTCTTCATCTTCTACCGGGCCATCGGCTGGACCAACAGCTACAATCCGCTCATCGTCCCTCACCTCTTCGGAGGGGCCTGGAGCATCTTCCTCATCAGGCAACTCATGGTGGGGATCCCCCGGGAGATGGACGAGGCGGCCTTCATCGACGGCGCCGGGACGTTCAGGATCTGGCGGTCGATCATGCTCCCCCAGGTGAAGCCGGCCCTCTTCGTGGCCGGGCTCTACTGCTTCCTCTGGAGCTGGAAGGACTTCCTCGGACCGCTCATTTACCTCAACAAGAAGGAGCTCTACACCCTTCCCCTCGGGATCATGTTCTTCGAGAGCCCCACCGAGGTGCAGTACACCGTGCAGCTCGCGGCGGTGGTGATCGCGCTCATCCCCACGCTCCTCATCTTCGGGGTCGGCCAGCGCTACTTCGAGCGTGGGATCAACATAGGTGAGCTCAAATAA